tatcATGTTagattcaccttttaagttgtattactgaaataaatgaactttacacaatattcaaatttttcaagtttcacctgtaggaCGGGTTCTGTGTGCActcataggacggcagccattttatttctcctaatgattgctcccccgaCAAAaccagccattataactaatgaaagatatttgtgtATATACTTatagtaatatttaggtattttcttaattcccagagaacccctttaaatcgacTGCTGCCCCAACAATCAGGGACCGGTTTCTGAGGTGAACTTATGGAACAGATTGTCACTGCATGGTCCTCAAGAACTTTGTGTCTGGAAGGACCATCAGGCCGGCCAAGGGCTCcggtaagggagagttcacatcacggtTATTTCTCCGttgttctgatccgtcagaaaagcaaacaaaaaaaaaaaacggaaaggaattCTGTGCATcagttgagccatttccatcacaGATCCGGAAGAAAAAGTGCtgaatgcaggacttttttccgtcCTCAGATGGAAACGGCTCAAACAGCTGCCGAATCTGCATAAATGacgcacaggatccgttttttctgacggatcagaacagaaaaataacagtGATGTGAAGCCTCCCTAAAACGTCACTCGGTGCTCCTGCTTTGCACTGGACATGGCAGTGCCCGTTCGCTTCTCTACACGTACCACGGTATACCCGACCTGTGCTAGCATGCAGTGTACTCCTATGCACTTCTGGTGGGGGGGTCCTCACACCTTCCTggccacagctgctgcagaaccagaTGTGGACAGCTTCGAGTGTTAATAGAAAATCATAACCCGCTCAGGCGGTGAGGATTTCAGTGCATATGCTTCAGCACCCGTACACTCGGCTCTCCACAATTACTCCCTGAACGCCCAAGTGATGGCCGCTGACCCAGCAGATGTTTTCTGTACAACTCATTCCTGCCAGAGCCCCAAACTGCTGACCGCAGCCGAGGCCGGGAGGAGCAGTCATACACCGCTGAGACACGGACCCATCTCTGGGTGACCCACATATGTGGCGCCTCTAGCTGAACACCCGCTCATTAGTGCACCTGAAGCCTCATGGGTGCATTTTAGAGTCCCTAAGACTAATGATACCCTCGTACAGCGCCAGTCATACGTTGAGGCAGGCGATTAGAACCTTGGGTTTCACACCTATCCTCTCACAATCCAGGACATAAGGCCTGTGTTCCGTATCCTGCAGCTGCagaaggactacaactcccagccacTGAATACAACATGGCTGAGAGTCAAAGTCAGGGCTACAGGAGCCCCCCGGTGAGGAGACATTTCAATATGGTCAGAGCCTTAGGCCTACTTATCCAGTTAAACCATAAATGGGGGGTACCTGTTACCCCAACAAAACAGGCATGGTATGTGACATTCTCCACCGTGCCCATCCCCATCAGGAGAGAAGATGTTCCCCTGTAGCCCATCAACTCCTACCAGGAAGCAGAACAGATTGTAGGCAGCGCAGAGTAtttaagcagtgtataattttGAAGCAGTCATTCATATGAATAAACTAGATTTATGTTAGAGATAATGAGTTATGCAACCTTACAGTCCCTGGACAGAGCACATGCTCGACCACCACTGCATTCAAAGAGTGGACAGGACGCAGGGGCCCCTGGGAGTAGTCACCGGTGAGCTCCGACTTCTCACATCCTGTGGAATGATTGTTAAAGATCTTAATGGGACCCTTAGTAAAATAGGACCCACGTCTATAGCACCCCTAGTAACTTCTGAGCAGAACGTTAAGGACTGGATGTGGGAGTCAAGGCAGCTTAAAAAGGGTTGCAGACCAACTACAGACCGCCGACTGTCGTTACCCACTCTGGCAATACTCGCCCGATCCCTGGCCTCCGCTGCTGGGAGGAGCGGCCATTGACTGGATGGAGCAACAGCAAACCGGAAGAGGGACCCGAGACGAGCGGCAGAGGCCAAGGAGCGAATGAGTCTAGATGATCACCTACGCCCGTCTCCAGTCCACAAAGTAGAgcacaaccccttaaagggaaccagtcatcacctttatgctgcccatgctaacagcagtataaagtagagacaggcgaggCGATTTCAGCGGTCGGTCATTTATAAGTAAAGTGGTTGTCGAgagccaacatcacaatcattgcagacggcCTGGAAGAGAGTCCCgggcacctgagaagagtcctggttatccatgatctcctgctgatgactgacagtcttctaactAGTTGTCTCCCTGTCTCTCtagtagagaactgccaatcaccagcggagagcaggagattataataaccaggactcttcaaggcctgggctgcaatgatcatgttggttctcagcagccacttacttttagctgagatcagcatttctgtcaccatcgtaggctgccctcagtgaggtcagcataaagctgatgacaggttccctttaagcgtcTTACAATTTGGAGACAGTCACTGACAGAAGCCGCTCTGTACGGGCCCCCCCGATCTCGGCCTCGAGATGCCCCATCATATGAACCAAGTCCTTAACCCTTTGTAAATCAAGACAGGACAGATTGTGTGGATCGAAATCTTTTATTGAATGTTTAAGTCCTCTTCATACATTTAGTTCTgtgggaaaagaaaaagaaaagccgTCAGGTGACAGAAGTAGCGAGGGTCAGGCGGTGTGTAACAGAGCGACACTTACCGCTGGGCACTCCACTGCGCCGCTGTTAATATCGTCGATGATATCGTGCGGGTGTCTGCCATCCACGTTGCAGCCCACGGACTGTGCTGTGCCCAGGATCTCCTTGATGGTTCCTATGGAGGAGGCAGATTTAAGCGCTCGGTTCTGTGCACCAACTTGCGCTGGGGGCTACGTGGCGACCTTAGCCCTGGCATCCATCACGTGACCAAAGATCGCCACGCAGCAGCGCAGACATCGAACTGAATGGGCTTACAGTGTGACTTGCTGCGACCCCCAGAACCACAAATTGTGATTTTAGGGTTGGAGTAACTGGTGAATCGCTCTGCGACTCCATTCAGCTCGATGGCGGCACAGTTACACCGCAATGCAGCCGTGCACAGACAGTTTGGGGGTCCTTACCTGAAAACTCTCTAGCCAGGGATCGGTGCCTCATCTGACGAGCGATGGCGATCACCTCGTCCATGCCGATGTTGCCGTTGTGTTTGACTGTTAACACAAGCAGAGAGGCGCGGGGTTAGGCGTGGCCCAGACACCACCGGCGTTATGTGTCCCCATCCTTGCGGCACAGAGTCCCTCACAGGTGGAGGGAACCTGTTTCCTAAAGGTGGGATCTTCTCTTAGCTCACCACTGGATTATACACAGTCACATCAGACTGCTATAGTGGCGGGTGGCTGTACAAAGATCTGCGAGGCATGAGGCACCTCGGCGAGTTCATCAACTTACTGTTCTTCTGCTTCTTCCTGTCACGGGGAGGCTCCTTGAGGGCCTTGATGATCAGAGCAGAGGCGGAGGGCACGACCTCAATCTGCAAGAACAAGACGGAGACCTTAGGTTGTGACCAGACGGCTGCATATCACCGGTGACAGCGCCGCACCTGTCCAgtggtggtattgcagctcagcctatagaagtgaatgggggtgcTGCACAAGCTGCAGCCCCTCTAAGATGTCCGTGTACCCAGTCTTTCGGCACAAGGTCAATCACATGGGGAAGGACCCTGTTTCCTAAGATGGGGCTTCGCTCTTAGCTTACCACTGGACTATACTAAGTCACTGGAGGACCAGCACAGTGGCGGGTAGCTGTACAAACCCTCCCAAACGTAGTAACCTCTTCATTAACTTATTACCAACCCTAAAAGGGctaaaatacaccccccagaggtcATCGCGGGGACTTTAAGACACCCAAAACATGCCCCAGGTCCATCTCGGCTGGACGCGTTACCTGAGCCTGTCTGTTCTGGATGGTCAACTTGATGGTGATCCTCAGGCCCTTCCAGTCACCGGTGGCCTTGGCAATGTCATCACCAACTTTCTTGGGAGACTGGAGAAAGAAACCAAGCATTAGAGTTCATAGCGGAGATCAGCGGTGGCTTTACACATTGGGCGCCGCTTATCCCAGTCCCACATGCACTCAAGAAACTTACCAGACCCAGAGGCCCGATTTTCGGGGCCAGAGCAGAGGTGGCTCCAACTTCCCCACCGGTGCATCTCAGGAAAACTACAACCAAAAAAAAGAAACCAAAGTGAAATAAATGGAGGTTCAGCGCGTCAGGTGCACGCCCCCGACTGGGCACAGACGTGTTCTCCATCTTTCGGCACAGGGCGGTCCACACGCAGAGCAGCCCTGTTTCCTAAGAGGAGGTTGCTATAAGCTCACCACTGGACTACACCAAGACACAGAAGACTGGCATAGTGGCGGGCGGCTAGAGGGCACGACCACCCGAAATACTACTGGGCAGAACCACCTGGTCATCCTAGGATATAATAGGAGTCTCCAGCTATTGTGCAACTACAACtcaaacatgctgggagttgtagtcttattAACATGCTGCTCAATAGACAAGACATCAAGAGCTGATCTAGTCCTATAAGTGACAACATGGCATTAAAGGGGCGCTCCCTAATCAGGTGATGACTGATGGTCCCACTGCCCCAATCCGGATTTGAACGGCCAGTAATCAGGCGTTCGCAGCCGAGCACTGAACGCCGCCATCTTTgccagtcccatagactttgaatggagccacagtgaGCACATGCAAACCGGGGACATGAACCCCAGTATTCACAGCTGGagggggtcccagcggtcagaCACCCGGCAGCCACtcacttatcacctatcctgtggataacagAGTATGAGaaactcatttaaaggggttttccaagacttgcgCTGATGACCCATCCCCTGGAGAGGGCCCAAGACCCAGGGACCCCCGTCAATCAGACTGTACCCCCACAGTCTTCtctcagcagtcacatgacctaggcacagGTACAAGTAGTAACCCTAACACCATCAGGAGTAGTAGTAGTGCATCACAATCCTCAACATCCCATATCACTCAGACTACAGGGATACCACTTTCCACGTGTCCCATAGGCTACATTGGAGGACCCCTTGAATAAAGAACCCCCTTTATGTCACCCCCTCTGCCTAAGATATTAATAAGGCCGCCATGTGTTTTACTCTGCCGGTCAGGGGTCTAGAACCCGCGGCGCCCGTCACTCACAATGAGGAATTACCGTATTCTCCTGAGGCGCGGAGCAGGTCACGTGCGCAGCTACTACACCAAATGCGGCATGCGGACAGACGGTAACAACCGGGACTACGGCCCCCTCACTCACCCGCCCGGCGGGATAAGCCTCTGTTCACATTACCCCGGCAGACAAGTACCGTGAGAGCCGCACGCCCAGCTCCTGCGCTGCGGCCTGGCCCGTGGAGGGGGGCTCCGCTCGGCGGCTCACATTTCCCTCTCCCGCCTCACGTACCGACTTTAATTTCGTTGGGATCGAACTTAGGAGGCATGGCTGCGCCGGACTAAAGGCTATCCGCTTCTCTCGGGCCGGTTTCGGTGTCGGATGAACCCGGATTCGGGACGACCGAAGACAAGTTGCACCTCTACCAGCTGGGAAGCGACAAGAGAAAGAGGGTGGAGTTAGCGGGGCGCCGCGTAATCAAGGGCTCGAAGTCTCGCGAGAAGACTCCTTTTGCCCACGCCTGCTGGCGGCCATGTTTGTCGCTGGCAAACCCTTAGTTACGCGACGGGGAGATAAGACGTATAAGTTACGATTATAACCGCCCGGTATCATTAATAATCGCTTATAATGTATCACTTACCCGGTAAATCTACAAATCTTATAACCGGTCTGTTAGAAGCCTTGGAATGCTATGCGCCGACTGAGCGCTAGAGGGAGCCCTGAAAGGGGCGTGCTCTGTGGGTCACGTGACGACGCTTGGACACCCGGAAGAGTCAGATGGCTGGCTGTAGAGCTGGAGGGGCTGACAGGACGGTGAGGGGCTCCGGTGTGACCCTGTAGCGCCCCTCATCGGTGAGTACCGGCCCCCGTCACACCTTACGTGGcggcttctatgggactgctcctGTCAGTAAAGCTGCTCTGTACTGTGGCTGCTCCGCTTTAGGCTCCTGTATGTCTGGAGGTGGAGGTGGCTTCTTATTCTCGTCATTAGTATTTGTCATGTTTTCTCTATTGATTCTGAGGAGAACTTTtcccagtaaaaaaaataaataaaaagctgaGGGGGAACCAGTTCAAAGAAATGactggcacaaaagtgggcatcaaAGTGGGCACAGgagagtgtcacttaaagggttaaatgactTCGGAGAGGGTGACGCCCCGTGTCAGCGGAGTTCAGCCCGGGACAGGTTGTGGGCACAAGAACTGGCATCAAAGTGGGCAGAGGGGCAACTTTTACTGATCTGAATAAGTCTCTGGGGATGAAACGACGTCTCTGGTCTTGGGCCGTGTTCACATCAGGTTTTTGTCCCATGTTTAACGTATACGCATGACGGGCACATTCCAAGGATGCCTCGGACAGCTGCCACACAGCAGCATTCGCCAGCCTAGGGTGGCATTGTAAAAATGCGGTGTAGGTTTTTTTGCCGGTCTGTGCAGGGTGTATCATGGCGGTATTCTACACTTAtgcaaaaacgtaatgtgaacacagccttacgctGCCGATTCACAGAGGCTGATGCCCCACATCGACTTCAGTACAGGTCTATGCCCAGCGCTGGTCCAGGCTGAGCTATTCTGCATGCCAAGTGGGGCGTCACCCTCTTTTTTTGGGCAGCAATAGATCGGTAGGCTGGTGAAGTGCCGAGATAACCCGCCGAATGTCCTCAGTCAACGTTCTCTCTCTAAAAGGTACACTGCCCAAAAATAGCCCctgagacacttttttttttttttttttttttttaaagggcagcactggcaagacccagtgtctaatcagacctcgcctttaaagggaacctgtcaccgggattgtgtgcatagagctgaggacatgggctgctagatcgccgctggcacatccgcaatacccagtccccatagctctgtgtgcttttattgtggaaaaaaaccgatttaatacatatgcaaattaacctgagatgagtcctggccctgactcctctcacatacaggactcatctcaggttaatttgcatatgcagctCTATGCAcacaatcccggtgacaggttccctttaatagtttAATGTGAgacgagttttgcagcaatccgacatttctatggggggggggcagtatttatttttttctcgatGAGTGTTTATATCCTGAGGGCAGGCAGCTTAGATACGTGCCGTTTCCCTGCGTGTCCTCATTCTCTGATCCAATCAGATTACCTGCGAACATAACCTCAGGGCTGTTTGTATGTACACCTCCGAGGAATGCGGTATATCTACACGCGTGTACACGTGACACCGGGAGGAAGCTGGAGCTCAGCGGCATGTCACAGGCTAgttacacaactcagcagacagtatcacacaggataggattagatacacagctcagcaggcagtatcacacaggataggattagatacacagctcagcacacagtatcacacaggataggattagatacacagctcagcagacagtatcacacaggataggattagatacacagctcagcagacagtatcacacaggataggattagatacacagctcagcagacagtatcacacaggatagtattagatacacagctcagcagacagtatcacacaggataggattagatacacagctcagcagacagtatcacacaggataggattagatacacagctcagcagacagtatcgcacatgataggattagatacacagctcagcagacagtatcacacaggataggattagatacacagctcagcagacagtatcgcacatgataggattagatacacagctcagcagacagtatcgcacatgataggattagatacacagctcagcagacagtatcacagaggataggattagatacacagctcagcggacagtatcacacaggataggattagatacacagctcagcagacagtatcacacaggataggattagatacacagctcagcagacagtatcacacaggataggattagatacacagctcagcagacagtatcacacaggataggattagatacacagctcagcggacagtatcacacaggataggattagatacacagctcagcggacagtatcacacaggataggattagatacacagctcagcagacagtatcacacaggataggattagatacacagctcagcagacagtatcacacatgataggattagatacacagctcagcggacagtatcacacaggataggattagatacacagctcagcagacagtatcacacaggataggattagatacacagctcagcagacagtatcacacaggataggattagatacacagctcagaagactgtatcacacaggataggattagatacacagtttagcagacagtatcacacataataggattagatacacctctcagcagatagtatcacacaggataggattagatacacagctcagcagacagtatcacacagcataggattagatacacagctcagcagacagtatcacacaggataggattagatacacagctcagcagacagtatcatacaggacaggattagatacacagctcagcagacagtatcacacaggataggattagatacacagctcagcagggagtatcacacaggataggattagatacacagctcagcagacagtatcacacaggataggattagatacacagctcagcagacagtatcacacaggataggattagatacacagctcagcaggcagtatcacacaggataggattagatacacagctctgcagacagtatcacacaggataggattagatacacagctcagaagactgtaccacacaggataggattagatacacagtttagcagacagtatcacacataataggattagatacacctctcagaagatagtatcacacaggataggattagatacacagctcagcagacagtatcacacaggataggattagatacacagctctgcagacagtatcacacaggataggattagatacacagctcagaagactgtaccacacaggataggattagatacacagtttagcagacagtatcacacataataggattagatacacctcagcagatagtatcacacaggataggattagatacacagctcagcagacagtatcacacaggataggattagatacacagctcagcagacagtatcacacatggtaggattagatacacagctcagaagacagtatcacacaggataggattagatacacagctcagcagacagtatcacacaggataggattagatacacagctcagcagacagtatcacacatggtaggattagatacacagctcagaagacagtatcacacaggataggattagatacacagctcagcagacagtatcacacaggataggattagatacacagctcatcagacagtatcacacatgatgggcttagatacacagctcagcagacagtatcacacaggataggattagatacacagctcagcagacagtatcacacaggataggattagatacacagctcagcagacagtatcacacatggtaggattagatacacagctcagaagacagtatcacacaggataggattagatacacagctcagcagacagtatcacacaggataggattagatacacagctcagcagacagtatcacacatgatgggcttagatacacagctcagcagacagtatcacacaggataggattagatacacagctcagcagacagtatcacacaggataggattagatacacagctcagcagacagtatcacacatggtaggattagatacacagctcagaagacagtatcacacaggataggattagatacacagctcagcagacagtatcacacaggataggattagatacacagctcagcagacagtatcacacatgatgggcttagatacacagctcagcagactgtatcgcaCGCAGTCGGTCTGTGGAGCAGTGATGATACTATGTGATCCCCGGGCAGGTTGAGCAGAGGTGAGTTTGTTCTGAGTTCTGGCTGTGAATCACTGGGTGCTGCGGTCACATTAATATACATGTTCTGTGCCGCACCTTCTTCTATGCGATCGCCCTCAATAATTGCAGATTCCAGAATAGTCATTTATTGGGACGTTGTTCTGGTTGATGATTTCTATCTGTCAGGAGAACTTTGTCGGGTTGTTCTAGAAGATTCCCCTGAGGGTCGGTGAGCGGGTGTTCACTTCTCTGCCTTTTCTATCTTACCCCGAGTGGTAGTATATGGTTGCTTCCTCTACATGTTCTAGATTACCCCCGTCTGTTAGTATGCAGCTGTTCCCTCTGCCGGTTCTAGAGTCCCCTGGCTGCCAGAACGCGGTTATCTCCTGTCAGTTCTAGATCACCCCCATATGTTAGTATGCAGTTGTCCCCTCTGCTGGTTCTAGATCCCTCTGTCTGTTAGTATGCAGTTGCCTCCCCTGCCTGTACTAGATAACCCCCCCTCCGGTCTCATAGTATGCAGTTGTCCCTTCAGCCTGGTCTAGATCCCCCTGTCTGTTAGCATGCAGTTGTCCCCCCTGCCGGTTCTAGCTCCCCCTCCCCGTCTCATAGTATGCAGTTGCCTCCCCTGCCTGTactaaatcccccccccctcttaaaGTATTCAGTTGTCCCCTCTGCCGATtctaggtccccccccccccccggctcatAGTATGTAGTTGTCCCCTCTGTCTGTTAGTATGCAGTTGCCTCCCCTGCCTTTactagatccccccccccccccatcttataGTATGCAGTTGTCCCCTCTGCCGGTtctaggtccccccccccccccggctcatAGTATGCAGTTGTCCCCTGCCTGTACTAGATTACTAGATCCCCCCCCCACTATCTTATAGTATGCAGTTGTCCCCTCTGCTGGTtctaggtcccccccccccccggctcatAGTATGCAGTTGTCCCCTCTGTCTGTactagatcccccccccccatcttataGTATGCAGTTGTCCCCTTTGTCTGTTAGTATGCAGTTGTCCCCTCTGCCGGTTCTAGGTCCCCCCCCTCCCGGCTCATATTATGCAGTTGTCCCCTCTGCTGGTTCTAGGTCCCCCCCCTCCCGGCTCATAGTATGCAGTTGTCCCCTCTGCCGGTTCTAGGTCCCCCCCCTCCCGGCTCATAGTATGCAGTTGTCCCCTCTGCCGGTTctaggtcccccccccccatcttataGTATGCAGTTGTCCCCTCTGCCGGTTCTaggtcccccccttccccccccccatcttatAGTATGCAGTTGTCCCCTCTGCCGGTTCCAAAGTCCCCTGGCTGCCAGCGTCCCCCTGCGGTCTCTGCGCGCCCTGTGCTTGCAGCGGCTGCTGTCAGGGAGTGGTCTGCTGGAGTTGCCAGGCTGAGCTCTGCATGTCTTCTCTTACAGCTCGCTGTCTGTCGGAGGATCGCGCTGCCAGTTATGATGCCGCTGTTCTTCAAGAAGCAGAAGCCGAGCGGGGAGGCGAGAAAACGCCTAGAATATCAGATGTGCCTGGTAAGCCGGCCGCCGCTGATCTCCTGCCAGGAGATGACCTCACTGATGTGGGCTCAGTGGAGCAGAAGAGCTTGCACTCGTTCTCCATCACTGATCGTCTTCTCAGGTTCTGTCACATTTCCAGCACAGTCCAGAACCACCTACCTAGGGGCCCCGGTACTGACCTTCATTGTGTGCTGCCATGGCAGTGATACAGCAGTGCTGATGCAGCATCTGACACTTAAATGAGACCCATATTCTTTTTTATACAAAATGTTGAGCCGCTCCCGGCAGAGGTGACCCAACAGGtgtcccctcatctgccaaatacACGACCACGGTGAGATGTGTGGTCACAAGGGTTTCCCCCTTTaagacagatatagcagagctgaggttGTACTTTTGGTTGAAGTCATGTTGTGTTATTGGTGGGTCTAGAATGACTGCAGGTAAAAGAGATAAATGACAAATtcatctctgctacatcagtcAGTGTCCGGGCCGACTGAGTTATATTCCTATATTTACAGACGAAGGAGGCGGGAGCGGACGAAATCCTGGACATCTCAAAATGTGAATTATCCGAGGTGTGAATCtaatatccatctattatctattatatattatctatctatcatccatctatctattatatattatctatctatttattatctatctatctatctattatctattatatattatctatctcttatctatctatctatctatctatctattatctatctattatctattatatattatccatccatctattataaattatctatctatttattatctatctatctattatctattatatattatctatctatctattatctatctatctatctttcttctatctatctatctatctatctattatctatctatctatctatctatctatctatctatctcctatctatctatctatctatctatctatctatctatctatctatctatctattatctatctattatatattatctatctaatatctatctatctatctatctatctatctatctatctatctatctatcacatatctatctatctatctatctatctcctatctatctatctatctatctatctattatatattatctatctatctatctttcttctatctcctatctatctatctatctatctatctataatgaaTGATCACTCCCATCCTCCCGCTCTGTCTTGATTTCAGGTCCCTGATGCTGCTTTCTCCACCTGTCGGGTCCTTCAGAAGAAGGTCAGTAATATCCTCTGCTCTGGGACTATAACTCTCAGCATCCAGGACACGTCTTTGTCCGTTAATTACAGCTCGGAggagcctatatatatatatatatatatgtgtgatgGGAGGACGGACAGCACAGGCTGATAGCAAGAGGT
The Bufo bufo chromosome 8, aBufBuf1.1, whole genome shotgun sequence genome window above contains:
- the RPL12 gene encoding 60S ribosomal protein L12 — encoded protein: MPPKFDPNEIKVVFLRCTGGEVGATSALAPKIGPLGLSPKKVGDDIAKATGDWKGLRITIKLTIQNRQAQIEVVPSASALIIKALKEPPRDRKKQKNIKHNGNIGMDEVIAIARQMRHRSLAREFSGTIKEILGTAQSVGCNVDGRHPHDIIDDINSGAVECPAN